Proteins encoded in a region of the Polyangiaceae bacterium genome:
- a CDS encoding ABC transporter permease codes for MKREVAPVVGRLLPAATVACAALVFVLSSDRSPSRLYLERAWGAPDGTYPFGSGDAGVDLMALAFHATFRALALAVIVAGFGFGVGTPLGTAAALAGGRAQRWLMRACDLTQSFPTFLLALAVLSAVAIPSRVHIGAVFCLTVWAPFARIASVQARVLAQSQFVEAARALGVAPAVVLFRHVIPNLLGPVAIQLGTSAAGIVIGETALGFVGLGPPDGVSLGALMEQGTVSMLRAPHVLTVGALTVMLVSGSLQLASEGLRRWLARA; via the coding sequence ATGAAGCGCGAGGTGGCGCCCGTGGTCGGACGCTTGCTGCCCGCGGCGACCGTGGCCTGCGCTGCACTCGTGTTCGTGCTGTCCAGCGACCGCTCGCCGTCCCGCCTGTACCTGGAGCGAGCTTGGGGCGCGCCGGACGGGACGTATCCTTTCGGTTCCGGCGACGCAGGGGTCGATCTGATGGCGCTCGCCTTCCACGCCACCTTTCGCGCGCTGGCGCTCGCGGTGATCGTCGCGGGCTTTGGCTTCGGAGTTGGCACCCCCCTCGGCACCGCGGCGGCGCTGGCCGGCGGAAGGGCACAGCGCTGGCTCATGCGCGCGTGTGATCTCACACAATCCTTCCCGACGTTTCTGCTGGCCTTGGCCGTCCTCAGTGCGGTGGCCATTCCCTCTCGCGTGCACATTGGCGCCGTGTTCTGCCTGACGGTGTGGGCACCCTTTGCGCGCATCGCCAGTGTGCAGGCGCGTGTCCTCGCGCAGTCCCAGTTCGTGGAGGCCGCCCGCGCCCTGGGCGTCGCGCCGGCGGTCGTACTGTTCAGGCACGTCATTCCCAATTTGCTCGGCCCAGTGGCGATACAGTTGGGAACGTCCGCGGCGGGCATCGTGATCGGCGAGACCGCGCTGGGCTTCGTGGGGTTGGGGCCGCCGGACGGTGTCAGTCTGGGCGCCCTGATGGAACAGGGCACGGTCAGCATGCTCCGAGCGCCGCATGTGCTCACGGTCGGCGCGCTCACGGTCATGCTCGTCAGTGGCAGCCTGCAACTCGCCAGCGAGGGGCTGCGACGTTGGCTCGCTCGCGCCTGA